Within the Pseudobythopirellula maris genome, the region AGTCGTCGGGCCGCTCGTGCAGGTTGTAGATGCCCCAGTACTGGCCATTCAGGTAGAGGTGCACCCAGCGCCCGTGGGGCGACAAGCCTCCGCCTAGGTTCACGTAGTCAGAGACCACCTGGTCGTTGATGTACTTGGCCACCGCGTTCTGCTGCGGGTTGGCGTGCAGCCAGGTGTAGTTGTATTGCGCGTCGAGGATGAAGGTGTCGAAGTCGTCCACGGCGTTCTCGCCGTCGACGGCCGAGTTGGTGAGCACCGTCGAGTCCTTCAGCTCGCCCTCGCCGTAGGGGTGCTTGAACTTCACCTGGAACGACAGCTTGTCGGTGTTCCAACGCCGCACGGTCGAGTTGCCCTGGATCTCGACCGCCGCGTCGATGTGGAACTCCTCGGCGCCGTCGGCCGTGAAGAACTCGACCGACGAGGCCCGCTCGTCGCTCTCGTACTTCCACCCTTCGGTCTCGGTGTAGATGCCGTCCTCGTCGCCGTCGCCGAACAGCTCCTCCCAGTTCATCACGAGCGAGACGGTGGGGATCGCTTGGAAGTCTTCCTTCAGGTTCTCGGCGCCGACCGCCGCGACGATCGTGGGGTCGACATCCCAGTCGGGCGGCGAGCCCCAGTCGGTGTAGTCAGGCAGACCCGAGCCGTCTTGCTGAAGCACATCGTCGAGGAAAATGTAAGTCTGCGTGTCGATGTCGGTCGGGTAGTAGCCGTCCTGGAAGGCCGCCGCGCGGAGCGTGGTGGTGGTCGTGATCGAGACCGGTCCGCTATAGATGGCGCCGTGCGAGGCGCTCGGCGCCGTGCCGTCGGTCGTGTACCGGATCGTCGCGCCGGGGGCGTCGGGCGTGGCGATCTCGACCGTGAACGGGGCGTCGTAGAACCCACGATCAACCGAGAACGTGGTGTCGACCACCAGCCCGTCCCAGCCGGCGCCGTTCTCCGAGCCGGGCGTGGGGACCGTCAGGAAGCTGTTGTCGACAGCGCCCGTGGCCCGCTCGGCGGTGAGCAGCGGGTCGATCAGGAAGTCGTTGCGCTGCGAGCCGCTGGTGTGGTTCGCGGCGTAGAACGACAGCACGTTCTCGCCCTCCTCGAGCTTCTCGATCCAGGCCGACAGGTCCAGCACGTCGGGCGTGCTGATTACTTCGCTGTCGGGTCGGTTCGAGCGGGCGTTCAGCAGGAAGTTGTAGCCGTTGCGGTACGTCGTGTCGACGTTCTTGCGGGCGATCTCGTCGCCGTTGAGGTAGGCGATGTAGCCGTCGTCGTAACGCAGCTCGAGCTGCATCGAGGCGAGCTGCGCCGGGTTGTCCACGTTGAACGGCACGCGCACGTAGGCGCTCACGTGGCCGCTGTTGTAGTCCATCTGCCCGCTCGAGAGCTCCTGGTAGATCAGCGAGTCGAGGGCGTTGTCGTCGCGGTCGTAGCCGACGCCGGTCTTGGTTTGGATCCAAGAAGAATCATCGAAGCCGATGTCGCGCCAGAAGTCGTCGACCGCCGCGTCGGGACTCGACGAGTGGTAGGCCCGCACCGTGGCGTCGGCCTCGTCGCCGATGAGCGATTCCGCGACCGTGGCGTCGCGGTCGGCCCCGACCCCGTAAGCGATGTCGCTCAGCTGAGCGGGGTAATCGAGGAACGAGTCGACGACGGTCACGCCGTTCGCGGCGACGAGCAGCAGGTCTTCGCCGTCGGCGCTGAGCGAGAAGTTCGTGTGCAGCTCGGGCCCGGTCAGGTCCTTGCCCGAGGCGAACACGACGAGCCGCTCGTCGGCGCCGAGCAGCGTGCCGGCGGGCAGCTGCCACTTGGTCGGCTCCGTGGCGTCGTCCGAGAGATGCCAGCCGCCGAGATCGACCGTCGCGGCGCCGTTGTTGTGCAGTTCGACCCAGTCGCTGTTGTCGCCCTCGAAATCCTCGAGGCCCGAGTCGTTGCTCGCCAGGAACTCGCCGATGACGACCGTGAGCGCGAGCCGCGGCTCGAGGTTCTCGCAGGCCAACGTACGACGCTTAGCCGAGGTCCGCGCGCGGCGGTCCTTGCGGGGTCGGTGACGCCTCATCGGTGCTCCTTCTCTGCCCCCGGGAGTCTCCGGGCGCGGCTGTGTGTTCTCGGGTGGATTTAGGCGGCCGGACCCCGGCCTAGAGCGACGCCCTAGGGCGTCGCGTGATTGAAGAGGGGAGAAGTCGGTAGCTTGAAAAGTCTTTACCTGTAAGGGCTCACTGCTATGTGCATGGCCACCCTCTACATTAGGCACACGCCCCGTTATGAGCAACGGAGCCGTGGGTCTGTTATGAGACACCCTTGCGGCATGCTACCCGCGTGTTGACGAAAGGGTCCGACGCCTTGCCTCGCGGTCCACTCCGGAAGGGGCGCATTGATAGCCGCCGGATCGCTGGTTGCACGTGAGGGGCTGCGACTGCGGCCAAGATTCTCGGAGCGGTACGAGAGATCGCCTACTCGGGGGCAAGCACGCTCGGCTTGACCTGCGAGATGACCTTGTCGGCCTCGACCGTCACCGAGGGGTGCACGCGGCTCAGGACCCACGGGTGGGGACCGCTCACCAGCAAGTCAAGACGCACCACGGCCGGGTTCTTGCGTGTCGAAGTGACCGCCACCAGATTTCCGCCGTGCAGGGCGTCGACCTTGCCATGGATCGAGAAGCGGCGGTTGTTCACGCCCACGTTGCCAAGCCGCAGCAGCTCGCTGCCAAAGAAGAGACCGCTACGCACGGCGAGCTCGCCGCCGGCGCGGATGTCGAACACCAAGGGGCAATCCCACACTCGCAACCCGTCGAAGCTGTGCCCCATCGATTGGTGGTTGTTGGTCTGGTAGGCGACCTTGCAGTCGTCGAACAGGCAGTTGCGCCAGGTGAGCATGTCGTTATTGTGCTCCCCCTCTTCGAGTCCGCATTTCACGCCGACGTCAAAGCCCGAAATCGTGACGCGCTCGAAGGTGTGCTTGCCGGAGCCGATCCCCTTGCGGTCGCCCTTGGAGATCAGCACGCCTACGCCAGCGCCGTCGCCCAGCAGGTTGAGCCCCTCGATGCGTGCGTGCGAACCGGGGATGCTCAAGAGCGGCTCGTTGGGATTGACCGCGATCAGTTGGGTCATCGCCCCGCCAAAATTCTCTCGCTGCTGGCGGGTGAAGGCCTCGCCGTTGCCTGCGCCGATCAGCCGTACGCCCACGCGGTAGGGGAACTTCAACGGCCCGCAGGGCCAGTCGCCTGCCGGGATGTAGATCGGCAGCCCGTGCTCGGCGACCGTTTCGAGGGCCGTGTTGAGCACCCGCGTGGTCGAATCCACGTCGCCCCGCACGGCGCCGTAGTCGGCGATGTTCAGATACGGCTGCTGGGCATTGGCGGCCAAGGCGCCCGCAAGCATCAGGACGAAGCCAAGGGCTAGCCGGCTGAGCGCCATGCGTCGAGAAGACGGCGGTGATATCGTCGGGCGTTTCAAAGTGAGCAAGCGATCGTTTTTTATGGGGGGCAGTATTTCAACGGCTTCGACCGCGTCGGTGCGGCAAAAGTTCCGTCCCGCGTGCTTTGCGATTGCCAGTTGCCCGGAAATCGGGTAAATCAGCAGTCGCCGCATAACTGGGACCGCGAATTTGCCTGCCCCGGCTCACAAACCTAGAATAGTGCTAGGTAAAACCTTTTCGGGCGGAGCAGCCTCTGCGTCTCCGCTACCAGTATAGACCACCCCTCGCCGACCGCTTTGCTGCTTCACCGGACCATCACGATCGTCCTCGCCTTCGTCGCCGCGCTTTGTCCGGCGCTGGGGGGGCATGCGTGCGGCGTTGGTTGCGAAGCGGTCACCGCAGAGGCCGGTCATCATCGTGTGTCTCAGACCCACGACTATGAACAGGTGGCGAAGGTCTCCGTAGCGCGCACCTGCGAAGCGCGGTGCGTTGGCTCCTCTTGCTCCACCGATACGAGTGATCTGCCTATCCGGCACGATCATGGCGGCAAACATCAAGACTGCATCTGCCAAGGAGCGGCGGTCGCCGATTTCGGACGCGGCTACGCCGACGGGTTGATCGACCTCGACGCATTCTTGGCTCCCACCTTCGCCCCGTTGGCGGCCGCGCTCAGCCGCCAAGCGTTGGCGCCGCTCGCCACTGGCCGGCCGGGCGACGACCCCTGCCCCCCCGCCTGGGGCAAGGACCTCTGCGCGCACTTCTGCACGCGTTTGATCTGATCCGCTGCGCCCGCTCTCGCGGCTTGCGCACGCGCTCGGCTGATCTAGCCGGACGCATCTTCGCGCTACGCCCGCCTCTCTGCGACGTTCACGATCGCAACTATTCGCTTTGCACCTGAACGTGGGGGGCGAATTGAACTGCGTGATCCGATCTTGCTCTCCCTTTGCGGCCCAGCCGGAGCCCGTTCGATGAGTGACGCCACCCTGCCCCAACCCCAACCCCCGGCTCCCGCCGCCGCCTCGCCGTTGCGATGGCTGCTGAGCATTGCGCCAACCGTCGCCGCTGTTGTGGCGATCGGCCTGGTCGGCTACTGGGGCCACTCGACCGACTGGCGCATGCCGAGCTTCGACGAACTCGTTGGCGCATCGGTCGAGGCCGAAACCCCATGGTGCGAAGAGCACAACGTTCCGGCGGCCGAGTGCGTGGAGTGCCAAGCCTCGTTGTTGCCCAACGCCGAAACATACGGCTGGTGCGACGAGCACGGCCTCGAGCCTTGCCCGCTCTGCCATCCCGAAGTGGTGCAGATCGAATCGCCGCCCGTGATCGCGACGCAGGAGCTGGAGCGAGTCGCCGCGGTCCTCGACTTGCGGGAGCGGGCCGAGAACGTGGTCGGCTGCCCACTCAACGCCCAGCGGGTTCAGTTCGCCTCGGTCGAGGCGGTGGATAAGGCCGGCATCGATGTCGATCTGGTGCAGCGTCGCGCTCTGGTCGAGGCGGTCGAGGCGAACGGCGAGATTACCTACGACCAAACGCACTTGGCGAGGCTCGCGTCGCGGGCCGCGGGCAGTCTGTGGCGGGTGGAGAAGAGCTTGGGCGACCGTGTTTCGCCGGGCGACGTGCTCGCGCTGGTCGACGCCGCCGCTGTCGGCCGGGCCAAGGCCGAGCTGCTCGACGCGTTGGCCGATGTCGACTACCAGCAGCAAACGGTCGACCGTTTAAGACCGCTAGCGGAAGAACAGATCATCCCCGGCGCCCGCATGCTCGAGTCGGAAACCGCCTTGCAGCAGGCCGAGATCAAGCTGCGGCAGGCCCAGCAATCGCTCGTGAATCTTGGCCTCGCGCCGCCGGTCGAGGAGCTCGCCCGGTTGTCTCCCGCCCAGCGGGCCGAACGATTGCGGCTACTCGGGTTGAGTGACGAGCTCAAAGCGACGCTCGACCCCGAGTCGACGACCAGCAACCTGTTGCCGATCGTCTCGCCGATCGAGGGCGAGGTGATCCGTCGCGACGCCGTGGCCGGCGAGGTGGTCGGCGCCCAGGCGCCGCTGTTCCAGGTGGCCGATACCCGCGAGATGTGGCTCGTGCTGAGCGTGCCGACCGAGGAATCGGCCTACCTCATGCGAGGCCAAGAGGTGCGGTTCCAGGCCGAAGGCTTGCGCACGCCGATCGTCGGCCGACTCGACTGGATCAGCACCGACATCGACCCCCACACCCGCACCGTCTCCGCCCGGGCGGTGCTCGAGAACCCCCGTGGCGAGTTGCGGAGCGAGACCTTTGGCAAGGGCCGCGTGCTGCTGCGTGACGACCCCGAAGCGATCGTCGTTCCCGAGTCGGCCGTGCAATGGGACGGCTCGTGTTACGTGGTGTTCGTGCGCGACCGCGACTACTTCAAACCCGACGGCCCGAAGGTGTTCCACACCCGCCCGATCCGACGCGGCGTGAGCCAGGGTGGCTTCACCGAGGCGATCGCCGGCGTCTGGCCCGGCGAGGTGGTCGTGACCGAGGGGAGCGGCGTTCTGCGCTCGCAGATCCTCAAGAACAACCTCGGAGCGGGCTGCACCTGCGGTCACTAAGGGGACGGAAGCGGAACACCAATCTTCGCTAATCGATGCAAATGCAAGATGACAGTTATTCTCGCTAACTTGAGCCGATTAGTGTTCGTCGTTCAAAAAAACACTGCCGCGATCAGATGATCTCCTACCCATAGCAGTCTTCTGCATCCGCCCGACCTCTTTGATCCTACTGCTACGCCATAGCTACCCTCGGAACTCCTGCCCATGCTCAATTGGATCATCGAAGCGTCGCTGCGACGGCGATCGGCAGTGGTGATGCTGGTGTTGCTGGTGGCGGCGGCGGGGGTGGCTTCGTTGCGACAACTCGACATCGACGCCTTCCCCGACACCACGCCGGTGCAGATCCAGATCAACACCGTGGCGCCTGCGCTCACGCCCGAGGAGG harbors:
- a CDS encoding efflux RND transporter periplasmic adaptor subunit translates to MSDATLPQPQPPAPAAASPLRWLLSIAPTVAAVVAIGLVGYWGHSTDWRMPSFDELVGASVEAETPWCEEHNVPAAECVECQASLLPNAETYGWCDEHGLEPCPLCHPEVVQIESPPVIATQELERVAAVLDLRERAENVVGCPLNAQRVQFASVEAVDKAGIDVDLVQRRALVEAVEANGEITYDQTHLARLASRAAGSLWRVEKSLGDRVSPGDVLALVDAAAVGRAKAELLDALADVDYQQQTVDRLRPLAEEQIIPGARMLESETALQQAEIKLRQAQQSLVNLGLAPPVEELARLSPAQRAERLRLLGLSDELKATLDPESTTSNLLPIVSPIEGEVIRRDAVAGEVVGAQAPLFQVADTREMWLVLSVPTEESAYLMRGQEVRFQAEGLRTPIVGRLDWISTDIDPHTRTVSARAVLENPRGELRSETFGKGRVLLRDDPEAIVVPESAVQWDGSCYVVFVRDRDYFKPDGPKVFHTRPIRRGVSQGGFTEAIAGVWPGEVVVTEGSGVLRSQILKNNLGAGCTCGH